A genomic region of Lytechinus pictus isolate F3 Inbred chromosome 2, Lp3.0, whole genome shotgun sequence contains the following coding sequences:
- the LOC129254247 gene encoding unconventional prefoldin RPB5 interactor-like, producing the protein MRLEIYYLFGCYHAGCIMARGGDLAHIGRLKEEEEKALFETKDKLQQWQKFDEDYSALKARLTTLPEKVSHEVMVPFGKLAFMPGQLIHTNEILVLLGDNWFAERSATQACQIIDRRKSYVQKMMNDLKKQQYLLESRLGFVSEMKQTVEGKGDVVEIREEYDEQKERKWKEERRAKKKTSSISEKSAAKLSSEKDVNGNHGDQEGKKEPFAEDLLWARLDELERQEEELDEMVMTDEEKDDEEEEDEEDKEEDEDSLYQSQQATPHHDTHKHVHWRDQEPSMTLDLGQENGDDEDDDEEVEEEDQKSMPVIRFSHTKIPKEDHLSEEEEKDESPRSPADIYELYHARSKDEDKRKTKSILKHSDIHQAVSIPGIKQEDQKRQPLPAPVSAFTGSIVEHSNPSQPVMLQPTTQGQGSKRVSKFKAARQGKR; encoded by the exons ATGAGAttagaaatttattatttatttggttgTTATCATGCAGGTTGTATAATGGCGAGAGGAGGTGATCTTGCTCATATTGGTCGCctgaaggaagaagaagagaaagccTTGTTTGAGACTAAAGACAAATTACAGCAATGGCAAAAGTTTGATGAAGACTATTCAGCTCTCAAGGCCAGACTGACAACGTTACCTGAAAAAGTTTCACATGAAGTTATG GTTCCCTTTGGCAAGTTAGCCTTCATGCCTGGTCAGTTGATCCATACCAATGAGATACTCGTTCTCCTTGGTGATAACTGGTTTGCAGAGCGTTCAGCCACACAAGCCTGTCAGATCATCGATAGGAGGAAATCAT ATGTacagaaaatgatgaatgatcTGAAGAAGCAACAGTATCTATTAGAGTCCAGACTTGGCTTTGTATCTGAAATGAAACAAACTGTAGAAGGGAAAGGTGATGTGGTAGAGATTAGAGAAGAATATGatgaacagaaagaaagaaaatggaaag AGGAAAGGAGGGCCAAGAAGAAAACATCTTCCATCTCAGAAAAATCTGCTGCCAAGCTGTCTTCTGAGAAAGATGTAAATGGAAACCATGGCGATCAGGAAGGGAAGAAGGAACCCTTTGCAGAAGATCTTTTATGGGCGAGATTAGATGAGCTGGAAAGACAAGAAGAGGAGCTTGATGAGATGGT AATGACTGATGAGgaaaaagatgatgaagaagaagaagatgaagaagataaagaagaagatgaagacaGTCTTTATCAATCCCAACAAGCAACCCCTCATCATGATACTCACAAACATGTCCACTGGAGAGACCAAGAACCAAGCATGACCCTAGATCTTGGTCAAgagaatggtgatgatgaagatgatgacgaggaggtggaggaggaggatcAGAAATCAATGCCTGTTATACGTTTTTCACACACAAAGATTCCTAAGGAG GACCATCTgtcagaagaagaagagaaagatgaaTCCCCAAGATCTCCAGCAGATATTTATGAGTTGTACCATGCAAGGAGCAAGgatgaggataagagaaagaccAAATCTATATTAAAGCATTCAGATATCCATCAAGCAGTTTCTATTCCAGGCATAAAGCAAGAAGATCAAAAGAGACAACCTTTGCCAGCTCCAGTTTCT gCCTTCACAGGGAGTATTGTTGAGCACAGCAACCCTTCCCAACCAGTCATGTTACAACCGACTACTCAAGGTCAAGGTTCAAAGAGAGTGTCAAAGTTCAAAGCAGCTAGACAGGGCAAGAGGTGA